From Shewanella psychrophila, a single genomic window includes:
- a CDS encoding glutamate synthase-related protein, translating to MSPLHSTDAKPIISDNKPKKVELTKGQEYYFCACGQSKKQPFCDGSHAGTSFKPKAFTAEQDGDAFLCACKHTANAPFCDGTHKQFTAKQVGKEGPGLSKSNKPEDMPSAKATLEEPTVEFIHQLAREGLSKLGHHGPMTSMGVPRHQLPHWDDIQIMTAQMATKPLLEDQAVSTELIIGPEARKPLKLKIPLFVSDMSFGALSEEAKTALAMGAEIAGTGICSGEGGMLPEEQAQNSRYFYELASAQFGYKEELLHSIQAFHFKGGQGAKTGTGGHLPGIKNRGKISQVRGIPEGQPAISPPTFKDLNNSCDFKRFADRVREISGGVPVGFKLSANHIERDIQFALDATADYIILDGRGGGTGAAPEMFRDHISVPTIPALARARRFLDEKGASGKVTLIITGGIRVPMDFVKAMALGADGVAISNSAMQAIGCVAARMCNTNNCPSGIATQNPELRKKLNADKASQQLANFFNASVELMQVMARACGHHSLSDFNKDDLATWHREMAHLSGIHYAGFTPLD from the coding sequence ATGAGCCCCCTACATTCTACTGATGCAAAGCCAATTATTTCGGACAATAAGCCTAAGAAAGTCGAACTAACCAAAGGGCAGGAATATTATTTCTGTGCCTGTGGCCAATCTAAAAAGCAGCCATTCTGTGATGGTTCTCATGCAGGCACATCATTCAAACCTAAGGCCTTTACCGCAGAACAAGATGGCGATGCCTTTTTATGCGCCTGTAAGCACACGGCTAATGCGCCTTTCTGTGACGGCACCCATAAGCAGTTCACCGCTAAACAAGTCGGCAAAGAGGGTCCCGGTCTCTCTAAAAGCAACAAACCGGAAGACATGCCCTCGGCCAAGGCAACCCTCGAGGAGCCCACTGTAGAGTTTATCCACCAACTCGCCCGAGAAGGCCTGTCTAAACTTGGTCACCACGGCCCCATGACTTCTATGGGCGTGCCACGGCATCAGCTTCCCCACTGGGATGACATTCAAATCATGACGGCCCAGATGGCCACTAAACCTTTACTGGAAGATCAGGCCGTATCCACAGAATTGATCATAGGTCCCGAAGCCCGTAAACCACTAAAACTCAAGATCCCACTTTTTGTATCAGACATGAGTTTTGGCGCACTCTCCGAAGAAGCTAAAACAGCCCTGGCGATGGGGGCTGAAATCGCCGGCACAGGCATATGTTCCGGCGAAGGTGGCATGCTCCCCGAAGAGCAGGCACAAAACTCCCGCTACTTTTACGAACTCGCCAGTGCTCAATTTGGTTATAAAGAGGAGCTACTACACTCGATACAGGCCTTTCACTTCAAAGGTGGACAAGGGGCAAAAACAGGCACTGGCGGACACCTGCCTGGAATAAAAAACCGAGGGAAGATTTCACAGGTCAGGGGCATCCCAGAAGGTCAGCCAGCCATATCTCCGCCTACCTTCAAAGATCTCAATAATTCATGTGATTTTAAGCGCTTCGCCGATCGCGTGCGTGAGATCAGTGGCGGTGTTCCCGTTGGTTTTAAACTCAGCGCCAACCATATCGAACGTGACATCCAATTTGCTCTGGATGCTACCGCCGATTACATCATATTAGATGGCCGTGGTGGTGGAACTGGTGCGGCACCAGAGATGTTCCGCGACCATATCAGCGTACCAACGATTCCTGCCTTGGCTCGTGCCCGTCGATTTTTAGATGAAAAAGGGGCCAGTGGCAAGGTTACTTTGATCATCACAGGTGGAATTCGTGTCCCCATGGATTTTGTTAAAGCCATGGCCTTAGGCGCCGACGGCGTCGCTATTTCAAACAGTGCCATGCAAGCCATCGGTTGTGTCGCCGCCCGTATGTGCAACACCAACAACTGTCCTTCTGGCATAGCCACACAGAATCCTGAACTCAGAAAGAAGCTCAATGCCGACAAGGCATCACAGCAGCTTGCCAACTTCTTCAATGCATCGGTTGAACTGATGCAGGTGATGGCTCGCGCCTGTGGTCATCATAGTTTGAGTGATTTTAACAAGGATGACTTAGCCACCTGGCACAGAGAGATGGCACACCTTTCAGGAATACATTACGCAGGATTCACGCCATTAGATTAG